In the genome of Candidatus Methylacidiphilales bacterium, the window GTGCCATGTGATGGAACACGAGTCGTTCGAAAATCCGGCGGTGGCGGCGGTGATGAACGGGCATTTCATCAACATCAAGGTGGACCGCGAGGAACGCCCCGATGTGGACCAGATCTACATGGCCTTTGTCCAGGCCACCACCGGTCATGGGGGCTGGCCGATGAGCGTCTGGCTGACGCCGGACCGGCTGCCTTTCGCGGGCGGGACGTATTTCCCTCCGGAAGACCGATACGGGCGGCCCGGCTTTACCACGGTATTGCGTCGCATCGCCGAACTTTGGGCCAACGAACGCGAGCGATTGATCAAGCAAGGGAAAGAGGTGGTGGAGGCCCTGAGAGGACAGGCATGGACCGGCGCGGGTGCGGGAGAGGGTCTGCCGGGTGCGGAGGCGGCGTCACGGACCTTCCGGCATTTCCAGCGCAGTTTTGATCCGGAACAGGGCGGGTTCGGTGGTGCGCCCAAGTTTCCCCGGCCGGTGGTGCTGGATTTTTTGTTCCGTCATGCCCATCAATTGGGCCTGCACCATGAGGAAGGCGGGGCCGCGGCCGAAATGGCGCTGGCCACCCTGCGTGCCATGGCCACGGGCGGGATGATCGACCATATCGGCGGCGGCTTCCACCGCTACTCCGTCGACGCCCGGTGGCACGTGCCGCATTTCGAAAAGATGCTCTACGACCAGGCACAGCTGGCGGTATCCTATCTGGAGGCCTTTCAAATCACAGGCGAATCTTTTTATTCCGGAGTGGCGCGCGACATCTTTGATTATGTGGCGCGCGACCTGACTTCGCCGGAGGGTGGATTCTATTCGGCCGAGGATGCGGACAGTTTACCCCTGGCGGGCGCGGAGAAAAAAACGGAAGGGGCGTTTTATGTCTGGCGGGAGGAGGAATGGGCCCGCGTGTTGACGCCGGAAGAGGCGGCCTGGTTTGCGGGGGCTTTTGGGCTCCGCACCGGGGGCAATGTGGATCCGGCTTCCGATCCCCATGGAGAATTGATGGGGCGCAATGTGTTGTATGGGACGCCGGGCGGTGATCCCCGCTGGCCGGGAATCCGGGATAAGCTGCGGGCGGCGCGGGGCCTGCGGCCACGGCCCCACCTCGATGACAAGATCCTGACGGCGTGGAATGGTTTGATGATTTCGGCATTGGCCCGCGGATCGATGGTGTTGGGGGATAAGGAGCTGGCGGGACGGGCGGGGAGGGCGGCTCGTTTCCTCCGCGAACGGATGTGGGACCCGCAGCACGGGATGCTGTGGCGCAGCTACCGCGAGGGTCGTTCCTTGGTGCAAGGGTTTCTGGCCGATCATGCGTTTTTGATCCGGGGGCTGCTGGATTTGTATGAGGCCGATGGCGATGCAGGCTGGATGGAGTGGGCAGTGGAATTGCAAGCGGTGCAAGACCGCTGGTTTGGCGAGGAGGGCGCAGATTGCGGAGGGGGCTATTTCGTCACCCGGGCCGGATCGGACGATCTCATCCTGCGCATGAAGGAGGATTACGACGGAGCCGAGCCCTCGGGCCATGCGGTGTCCGCGTGGAACCTCCTGCGTCTGCACCAGTGGACGCGTCAGGAGGTATATCACGACAGGGCACTGAAGTTATTGAGCGAATCGGCCACAGCGCTGCGGCAGCAGGGCCCGGCGCTGCCCTTGTTGCTTTCGGCAACTGCCGCCGCGCGCGAGCCTTGGCAGCAGGTGGTGTTGGCGGGTGATTTTTCCTCGGGGCACGGACCCGCTTTATTGCGGGGAGTTCGCGGGAAATTCGTTCCGCACCAGATCCTGGTCCACCGTTCCTCGGAAGAGGTGCCCGGAGTTTTCTCCGGCATCAAGGAATGGTCGGCCATGAAGCCTGTCGATGGGAAGCCGACGGTTTATCGCTGCCGGGATTTTGTGTGTGAAGTGCCGCTAACCGAACCCCAGAGAGGGCATATCGTGGGCGGCAATCAATCCCGGTGATAGGGATGGCCGGTGCGCAGGGTGTGGGCGCGGTAGAGTTGCTCCAAGACCACAACCGCGGCGAGTTCATGCTGGAGGGTCAGGGGGCTGAGCGACCAAGTCCAGTCCGCCCTAACTTTCAAGGTGGGGGCGTGGCCATCCGCGCCACCGATGAGAAAGGCGACCTTGTGTAGAGCACGGTTCTCCCAAGCGGTCCATTGGTCGGCGAGTTGGCGGCTGTTGGGGGACTTACCGGTTTCATCAAGCACCACGCGGAAGCAACCCTCGCTGGCAGCCAGCAGACGGGCGCCCTCTTCGTCGCGTGGGCCGCTTTTCAAGGCGGTCCACTCGACCGCGCCGCGGAGACGGCCGAGGTATTCGTCGATGCCGGCCCTGGCGTAGGCGAGCTTGGGCCTTCCGATGGTGAGGAGGAGGAGCTTCACCGCCTCAGAATTTTTCCGAACCGGCCTTCATGCGCTTGCAGAATCCGAGGAAGCCCTCGGCCTGCTTGTTGAGTTTGATGACCTCATCCTGGTCGATCATTTCAGAACTCGCGTCAATTTTATCCTCGGCGTCGTGGAGGAGCATGCGGACGGGGTAGATGTATCCATTTTTCCGGCCACCGAAGATTTCATGGAGTTGGTCGACCGGGGCCTGGGCGCCGCCCTGTTCGAGGGTGGAGAGGCCGATGAAGCAAACCGGGCGGGCCTGGAGGTTGGCGCGGTTGCGGATCCAGCCGAAAAAATACTTCATCACATTGGGGATCTCCCCGTTGTATTCCGGGGCGATGATGACCAGGCCCTTGGCGGCGACGAAGAGGTCGGCGATCTCCTTGAAGCCGGGGGGTTCCTTGGTGGCATCGACGGCGTCGTCTGGAAAGGCGGCCAGATCGATCAGCCAGACTTCTGCCCCGAGGTCGTGGTAGGTGCGACGGGTGAACTCGGCCAGAACGCGGGTGCGACTCCCCGGGCGGTTGGTGCCGGAGATGACCGTGATGAGCGGACGCGAGGGGCCGGAAGACATGACTAGTAGGGCATAGCAGCCGCCCCAACATAGGAAAAGCGGAGATTTGGAAGCGAAAGCCGCAACCTACTCCCCGGCCGAGAGGAAGTGTGAGGCGAAGGTGGCGAAGCCGGTGGCCTGGGCGTTGAGGCGTTCGTAGAGTTCAGCGTTTTTGAGGGTGCCCTCGCTGGTGAGCTGGCCGCCGACGCCGGGGATGAACACGCGTTCGGGGTAGATGAAGGCGTTGCGGTAGCCAAAGATCTGCTGGAGGTGTTCCACCGGGCGGAGGGCGCCCCACATTCCCGCAGCCAGGCCGATGAAGCAAACCGGGCGGGCTTGGAAGCTTTCCGGGAAGGGCAGCATATCGATGAAGTATTTCAGCACGCCTGGCATACCGCCGTTGTATTCCGGGGTGATGACGACGAGGCCGGAGGATTCGACCACGGCGCGGCTGAAGGGTTCGAAGGCCGCCGGCTTCTCACCATAGCTGGCCGGCGAGAAAAGATCCCGAGGCAGGTCGGCCAGGTCGAGGGTGCGGACCGGGATCTGGTTCTTTTCGTAGATGCCCTGGACGATGGCCGTGATTTTGCGGGTGTTGCTGTCTGGGCGGTTGGTGCCGGAGATGAGGGTGATCATGATGAAGTTTTAAGTTTTAGGTATTAAGTTTTAAGTGGGAAGTAGATTAGAGGACTTCGGATAATTCTTTGATGCGTTTGCGGAAGAGGGCGAGGGTGGCTTCGATGGGGGCGGGGGTGGTCATGTCGACCCCGGCCTCCCGGAGGGTGTCGAGCGGGTATCTCGAGCCGCCGGACTTGAGGAAGCCGAGGTAGCGGTCGCGGGCGCCGTCTTTCCCGGCCAGGACTTGGTCTGAAAGGGCGATGGCGGCGGAGATGCCGGTGGCGTATTTGTAGACGTAAAAGGCGGAATAAAAATGCGGGATGCGCAGGCATTCCAATTCCAGCTCGCTGTCGAGCACCAGGCCGGGGCCGTGGTAGACCTCCAGCAACTTGCGGTATTCGGCACGGAAGGAATCAAGGGTCAAGGGCTCGCCGGCTTCCTCCATCTCGTGGATGACTTTCTCGAATTCCGCGAACATGGTCTGGCGGACAAGGGTGGCGCGGATGTCGTCGACCTGGCGGTTGAGGATGTAGGCCCGCATGCGGGGTTCGGATGTGGTCTCCAGCAGGTGGTGGGTGAGGCATTCCTCGTTGAAGGTGGAGGCCACCTCGGCCAGGAAGATGGGGTAGCTGTAGTCCTGGAAGGCCTGGTGCTTCTGGGAGAACCAGGAGTGCATGGAGTGCCCGGCCTCGTGGGCCAGGGTGTAGACGTCGGAGAAGACGTCCTCCTTGTAGTTCATCATGATGTAAGGTGGGTTGCCGTAGCTGCTGGAGGAAAAGGCTCCGCTGCGCTTGCCCTTGGTCTCGTAACGGTCGCACCAGCGGTCGCGGAATCCCCTGGCCAGGGTGGTGGTGTATTCCTCACCCAGCGGTGCGACGGCGGCCACCACCTGCTCACAGGCGCGGTCAAAAGTGGTGCGGACTTCGATCTTGTCGACCATGGGGACGTAGGTGTCGTAGTGGTGGAGTTCCTTCAATCCGAGGACGCGGCGGCGGAGTTCGTAGTATTCCCCGATGGCGTCGAGGTTTTTGCGCACGGCGGTGATGAGGTTGTCGTAGACGGCGACGGGAACGGCGTCGGGAAAGAGGGCGGCTTCGCGGGCCGAGGGGTGGTTGCGGACGCGGGCGCGGAAGACGTCGGCCTTGACCGAGTGGGCCAGGGTGGCGGCGAGGGTGAATTTGTGGTCGCTGAATTCCTTGTAAAACTGATGGAAGGCGGCCTTGCGCAGTGCGGGATCGCGTTTCACCAGGAAAGAGGAAAAGGCGCCCTGGGAGAGTTCGACTTCGCGGCCGGTTTCGTCGCGAAGGGTGCCGAAGGTCATGTCGACGTTGGTCAACTGGGAGAAGGCTTCATCGGCGGCCCGGAGGGGGAGACCGGCGAGGGCGAGGAGGCGTTCTTCCTTTTCCGAGAGGATGTGGGGTTTGAAGCGGCGGAGTTTGCGCAGTTTGTTGGCCCAGGGTTGGAGGAGGGGATCGGCGAGGAAGGCCTCGAAGGTGGCGTCGGGGATGGCCTGGATTTCCGGGGTGAGGTAGGAGGCGGCCTCACCGGCCAGGGTGATGTCGTGCATGAGCCGGGCTTCGCGTCCGAGGTAATCGTTGTTCGAGCCGTCTTCGGCACACTGGAGGGAGCAGAAGTGGTAGAGGCGTTCGACGAGCAGATCGAGCTGCTTGTCGAATTCCAGGCAGTTGAGGAGGTGGGTGGCGGAGCGGGCGAGGGTGTCTTTGAACTCCGTGTATTTGGGGTAGAGTGACTGGTATCGTTGCAGGTCGGCTTCCCAAGTGTCGATGGAGGGGTAAAGGTGGTCGAGATTCCAGGTATCGGAGGCCGGGATTTCCGAACGCAGGGGGACTTTCTTGGCGGCTGGCGCAGCCGGGGTCGGGGAGCCGAAAAGCATCCCTGAAAGCTACCAAAGGAGACTTGTCCGGCAAGTGTTCGTGTTGTCGGAATCGGCGGTTGTTTCGTCGGACGACCCGTGGCAGGTTGTCGTCGCTTGAAACCCGATCCGACACCCCTGGAAGCGGCCTTGGCCCGGCAACACGCGCACCACGAGGCGCGAACGGAGCGGACCAGTTGTCTGGTGGTCGCTGGGGTGGTATTGATTTGTTATGTGATCGCCGTGGCGGCGCGTCCGTCCGCGAATCCGGCAATGTTCTCCGGATTCACCCTTCTGACCGCCCTGGGAACGGGGATGATGCTGGGGTTGTATGTGCTGGTTGGACGGGGTTGGCACGCGCCCCTGGTCAAATACCTCAATGTGACCGTGCAGGTGAGCCTGGTGAGTGCGGTGTGTGTGATTGACCATCTGATTGTCGGGCCGGTTTTTGCGTTATCCTCCCTCGGGCCGATGGTCTATCCGTTGGTCATCGCCCTCACGGCCCTGCGCTTGAGTCCGGGTTTGAGTGTTTTTGCCGGGCTGATGTCGGCGGTTCAATTTCTCGGGCTGTATGCCCTGGTTTTCCGGAGTGGACCGGGAGGCGGGGCCCTGGATGCGGTGGAAAGCCTGGGTTGGGGGGTGACCTGGATGAAGACCACGGTTCTGGTGGCGGTGGGGGTGGCGGCGGCATTGGCCTCGAGGCAATTTGGACGCAACACGCGCCAGCAGGTGGCCTCAGCCTTGAAGAACCAATCGCTCCAGCGATTGTTCGGGCGTTATGTTTCCCCGGCGGTGGCCCAGGCGGCAGTGGCCGAAGAGGGGCTCCTCCAAACAAGGCGGATACACGCGGTCATTGTTTTCGGCGACATCCGAGGGTTCACCTCCTTCTGCGGGGGGCGCAGTCCGGAGGAAGTGACCGGGGTCCTGAACGCCTATTTTGAAGTGGCCTGCCGGGTGGTGGAGCAGGAGGGCGGGATGGTGAACAAGTTTATTGGAGATGGCTTTCTGGCATTGTTTGGGCCTTTTCCCTCCGGGATTTTGCCGGAAGAAGCGGCGGCCCGTTCAGCGCGGCGGTTGATGCGGGAGATACCGGAAGTGCTTTCACGTCATGGATTGCGTCTGGGTTTGGCCATTGGTTCCGGGGAAGTGGTGGCGGGAGAGATTGGTTCGCGCGACCGGTGTGAATTCACGGTCATCGGCGATCCGGTCAACCGGACGGCCAGATTGGAGGGCTTGAACACTGTGCTGGGGACTACCTGTCTGGTGACGGAGGAAGTCGAAGCGAAATTGTCGGCGGAGTTTGCCAGAATACCCCGCGGGGAGCATCTGCTCAAAGGTCTGGCCAATCCCGTGAAGGTTTACGAACTGCCAGAATAGCCAGGACTCTCAGGCTGAGGGGATGGTTGTCAGTTTGATGCGCAGGGCGCGGGTCACTTGGCGGAGGTCGCCCTTGACCTTGATCCATGAACTGGTGCGTTCGCTCTGGCTGAGGAAGACGTAGCCGGGACACCTGGGGGTGGTGGTGAGGGCCTTGACCAGGGGCGGGGTGACCCAGACCCCGGCTGACCCGGTATCGAGCCGGATGTTCCAAAAGGTCCGTTGGGGTTCGGAGGAGCCCCGTTTGACGGGGGGGAGGGAGAGCATGAGACCGATGTCGTCCTTGGGGTCGAGGACACGGCTGAGGGTGACCCCGCCGGCGTCCAAGGCTTCCTGGTCCACCCAAAGCAGGGCCCCATTGCCGCGTGGTCCGCCCGACTTGGGGATGGCCAAGGGGGTGAAAAAACGAACGGGATTGGCGGTGGGTGTGGGCGCTGGAGAGGTGGCAGGCATGGAGGGGAATGGGGTGGGGTGAAGTGCGTGTGAATGAAGATGTGAAAATGAAGACGCCGGCTGACCGGGGTGGGGCATAGTATCCTTGTTACAGAATGGAGTCGAATCTTATTCGTCCCAGCTGTTTGGGTGATTAGGATTGGAAAGAACCGGCCTTTTCGTTAAGTTGTTGCCGGTTCGAGGAGCGGAAAAAGCGGAGAAAGAAATGGAAACCAGCCAATACCGCATGGTTCTCGCCCGATGGGGCGTCATCGCCTTTTTTCTCACCGCAGGGGTTTCACCCGTTCGGGCGTTGATATTGTTCAATCTCGACAACAACGCCAACCAGACAGATCCCGGAACCGGTGTGCCTTGGCAGACAGTTGGCAAAGTGACCAATGCCGCGGGCACGTCGGTGTCGGGTTCAGCCGTCTACCTGGGGGACGGGTTCCTGCTCACGGCCAACCATGTGACGGTGGGCGCCGGTTTGGACCACATCACGTTTGATGGAACCACCACCTATCCCCTGGACCAGACCTATTTTGCCGGACAGGTTTCTCGCTCCATCGGGGGCAGTGTGGATTTGAAGCTCCTGCGGTTGACTTCCTCACTGCCTTTTTCCGGGGCCAACCTGTTGCCTGTGGGGGTGGAGACGACCGGTCCTGCCACCGCCATCGGGTGGGGGGTCGGGCGCAATGCCACCCCGCTTGGCAATGCCACGGTGGGTTGGGGGGGTGATGCCACTTCCGCCAAGAGATGGGGCTTGAACGGCCCGGAGGCCGTGGTGAACATCGGTTACGGCAACGGAACCTATCAGGCCATTGCCACCTCCAACGGGGGGGACGACGGGGCCGGTTCGGCCTACAATCCGGACGGTCTGGGGGATTCCGAGGCCGCCCTGACGCTTTACGATTCCGGTTCCGGGCTTTTCCAAAATATATCCGGCAATTGGTATCTGATCGGGATCGGCACGGCGGTGGATGTCAATTTCACTTCGCTCTATGCCAACGACACCTTTGGCGTATCCGGCAGCGGGCATGGCAATTACTACGTCCGTGTTTCCAGCTACTATACCGGCATTCTCGCGGCCATTCCGGAGCCATCTACCTCTCTGCTGGTGGTTTTCGGGCTCGCGGCCCTGTCGCGCCTTCGTTGCCGTTCCCGTGCTTGATGGGCCTGCCCCGTTCACCAGTCAAATATCCAGCCTGGCGCCCTATCGATTCGCGCTTTGGCGCGCCATGACGTATCTTGGTTCCATGGAAACGGTCCCATACCCCTTCGCCGACGGCACGGTTTGCCAATTGCGTTTGTTGGCGGCGGGGGACGAACCGCTCCTGCAGGCTTTTTTTTACTCCCATCAGCCGGAGTCGATCCATCTGCGCTATGGCTACATGATCACCCAGATGACCGGGGAACGGGCGCATGAATTGGTCGCGGTGGACCAAAGCCGGGACTGTGCCCTCGCGTTGGTTGAGCAAAGCCCGGAGGGTCCTGTCATCCATGCAGTGGCGCGTTACTGTCTCGATGCGGATGGGAAAGGGGCGGAAGTCGCCTTCATTGTCCGGGAAGCCAAGCAACGCAACGGAATGGCCACGCTGCTGGT includes:
- a CDS encoding NAD(P)H-dependent oxidoreductase, producing the protein MITLISGTNRPDSNTRKITAIVQGIYEKNQIPVRTLDLADLPRDLFSPASYGEKPAAFEPFSRAVVESSGLVVITPEYNGGMPGVLKYFIDMLPFPESFQARPVCFIGLAAGMWGALRPVEHLQQIFGYRNAFIYPERVFIPGVGGQLTSEGTLKNAELYERLNAQATGFATFASHFLSAGE
- a CDS encoding thioredoxin domain-containing protein, encoding MPNALIHEKSPYLLQHAHNPVDWLPWGEPAFARARDEDKPIFLSVGYSTCHWCHVMEHESFENPAVAAVMNGHFINIKVDREERPDVDQIYMAFVQATTGHGGWPMSVWLTPDRLPFAGGTYFPPEDRYGRPGFTTVLRRIAELWANERERLIKQGKEVVEALRGQAWTGAGAGEGLPGAEAASRTFRHFQRSFDPEQGGFGGAPKFPRPVVLDFLFRHAHQLGLHHEEGGAAAEMALATLRAMATGGMIDHIGGGFHRYSVDARWHVPHFEKMLYDQAQLAVSYLEAFQITGESFYSGVARDIFDYVARDLTSPEGGFYSAEDADSLPLAGAEKKTEGAFYVWREEEWARVLTPEEAAWFAGAFGLRTGGNVDPASDPHGELMGRNVLYGTPGGDPRWPGIRDKLRAARGLRPRPHLDDKILTAWNGLMISALARGSMVLGDKELAGRAGRAARFLRERMWDPQHGMLWRSYREGRSLVQGFLADHAFLIRGLLDLYEADGDAGWMEWAVELQAVQDRWFGEEGADCGGGYFVTRAGSDDLILRMKEDYDGAEPSGHAVSAWNLLRLHQWTRQEVYHDRALKLLSESATALRQQGPALPLLLSATAAAREPWQQVVLAGDFSSGHGPALLRGVRGKFVPHQILVHRSSEEVPGVFSGIKEWSAMKPVDGKPTVYRCRDFVCEVPLTEPQRGHIVGGNQSR
- a CDS encoding adenylate/guanylate cyclase domain-containing protein, with translation MKPDPTPLEAALARQHAHHEARTERTSCLVVAGVVLICYVIAVAARPSANPAMFSGFTLLTALGTGMMLGLYVLVGRGWHAPLVKYLNVTVQVSLVSAVCVIDHLIVGPVFALSSLGPMVYPLVIALTALRLSPGLSVFAGLMSAVQFLGLYALVFRSGPGGGALDAVESLGWGVTWMKTTVLVAVGVAAALASRQFGRNTRQQVASALKNQSLQRLFGRYVSPAVAQAAVAEEGLLQTRRIHAVIVFGDIRGFTSFCGGRSPEEVTGVLNAYFEVACRVVEQEGGMVNKFIGDGFLALFGPFPSGILPEEAAARSARRLMREIPEVLSRHGLRLGLAIGSGEVVAGEIGSRDRCEFTVIGDPVNRTARLEGLNTVLGTTCLVTEEVEAKLSAEFARIPRGEHLLKGLANPVKVYELPE
- a CDS encoding 23S rRNA (pseudouridine(1915)-N(3))-methyltransferase RlmH, which encodes MKLLLLTIGRPKLAYARAGIDEYLGRLRGAVEWTALKSGPRDEEGARLLAASEGCFRVVLDETGKSPNSRQLADQWTAWENRALHKVAFLIGGADGHAPTLKVRADWTWSLSPLTLQHELAAVVVLEQLYRAHTLRTGHPYHRD
- a CDS encoding PEP-CTERM sorting domain-containing protein (PEP-CTERM proteins occur, often in large numbers, in the proteomes of bacteria that also encode an exosortase, a predicted intramembrane cysteine proteinase. The presence of a PEP-CTERM domain at a protein's C-terminus predicts cleavage within the sorting domain, followed by covalent anchoring to some some component of the (usually Gram-negative) cell surface. Many PEP-CTERM proteins exhibit an unusual sequence composition that includes large numbers of potential glycosylation sites. Expression of one such protein has been shown restore the ability of a bacterium to form floc, a type of biofilm.); translation: MPVRGAEKAEKEMETSQYRMVLARWGVIAFFLTAGVSPVRALILFNLDNNANQTDPGTGVPWQTVGKVTNAAGTSVSGSAVYLGDGFLLTANHVTVGAGLDHITFDGTTTYPLDQTYFAGQVSRSIGGSVDLKLLRLTSSLPFSGANLLPVGVETTGPATAIGWGVGRNATPLGNATVGWGGDATSAKRWGLNGPEAVVNIGYGNGTYQAIATSNGGDDGAGSAYNPDGLGDSEAALTLYDSGSGLFQNISGNWYLIGIGTAVDVNFTSLYANDTFGVSGSGHGNYYVRVSSYYTGILAAIPEPSTSLLVVFGLAALSRLRCRSRA
- the pepF gene encoding oligoendopeptidase F, whose product is MLFGSPTPAAPAAKKVPLRSEIPASDTWNLDHLYPSIDTWEADLQRYQSLYPKYTEFKDTLARSATHLLNCLEFDKQLDLLVERLYHFCSLQCAEDGSNNDYLGREARLMHDITLAGEAASYLTPEIQAIPDATFEAFLADPLLQPWANKLRKLRRFKPHILSEKEERLLALAGLPLRAADEAFSQLTNVDMTFGTLRDETGREVELSQGAFSSFLVKRDPALRKAAFHQFYKEFSDHKFTLAATLAHSVKADVFRARVRNHPSAREAALFPDAVPVAVYDNLITAVRKNLDAIGEYYELRRRVLGLKELHHYDTYVPMVDKIEVRTTFDRACEQVVAAVAPLGEEYTTTLARGFRDRWCDRYETKGKRSGAFSSSSYGNPPYIMMNYKEDVFSDVYTLAHEAGHSMHSWFSQKHQAFQDYSYPIFLAEVASTFNEECLTHHLLETTSEPRMRAYILNRQVDDIRATLVRQTMFAEFEKVIHEMEEAGEPLTLDSFRAEYRKLLEVYHGPGLVLDSELELECLRIPHFYSAFYVYKYATGISAAIALSDQVLAGKDGARDRYLGFLKSGGSRYPLDTLREAGVDMTTPAPIEATLALFRKRIKELSEVL
- a CDS encoding NADPH-dependent FMN reductase — protein: MSSGPSRPLITVISGTNRPGSRTRVLAEFTRRTYHDLGAEVWLIDLAAFPDDAVDATKEPPGFKEIADLFVAAKGLVIIAPEYNGEIPNVMKYFFGWIRNRANLQARPVCFIGLSTLEQGGAQAPVDQLHEIFGGRKNGYIYPVRMLLHDAEDKIDASSEMIDQDEVIKLNKQAEGFLGFCKRMKAGSEKF
- a CDS encoding GNAT family N-acetyltransferase, whose amino-acid sequence is METVPYPFADGTVCQLRLLAAGDEPLLQAFFYSHQPESIHLRYGYMITQMTGERAHELVAVDQSRDCALALVEQSPEGPVIHAVARYCLDADGKGAEVAFIVREAKQRNGMATLLVKELVKTARVRGLERVWSQVLRENTGALRLLKKLGFKQTGVDEGNLVMTLALQPAPGGKKKGKGA